One Panicum virgatum strain AP13 chromosome 3N, P.virgatum_v5, whole genome shotgun sequence DNA segment encodes these proteins:
- the LOC120667906 gene encoding pentatricopeptide repeat-containing protein At3g29230-like: MRHGAAAGGAALPPRGRLHAGVLPALVAGLARRATTPATARQLQAQLLLRGLPLPARAAVALIAASPSPRHARAVFDSAVRAASGNVYLWTATIAAYAKHASSSSPSAAVDALALFRLMLRRGDPRPNAFTASSVVRCCSALRAVLEGLQVHGFLGKAGLGRSAHVGAVLIDMYGNLGQVADARRVFDEIPARNVVVGNTMVACYVRAGDVAAAWEVFDGMAERDPISWNTMMTGYLWQGETGAARGLFEEMPERSVNSWNMMISACSEEGSWVDAVRVFNRMRLAGFQPDAATMAVLMSACAQLGSLSVARQVHGFLKKGYIEMNCHVLNSLVDMYAKCGSVSQAHSLFVETSLKDTVSYNVMITALAHHGHGREALHLFNEMVLEGLHPDSITFLGVLSACAHAGLVHDGKHYFESMTTNYAIEQSLDHYACMVDLYGRAGLIEEAYFLVQTMPVKPHAGVWGALLNACRKHCQVEVGKIAARELITIEPRNPGTYILLANTLARGQQWDFVETVRQSMRGKGIDKTAGCSWVEVDRVVHEFLTRDLSHPNSDEIYSILEHLYLQPA; this comes from the coding sequence ATGCGCCACGGtgccgcagccggcggcgcggcgctgccaCCTCGCGGCCGTTTGCATGCCGGCGTCCTCCCCGCGCTCGTGGCCGGCCTCGCCCGCCGCGCGACGaccccggcgacggcgaggcagcTCCAGGCGCAGCTCCTCCTCCGGGGCCTCCCgctccccgcccgcgccgccgtcgctctcaTAGCCGCGTCGCCTTCCCCGCGCCACGCCCGCGCCGTCTTCGACagcgccgtccgcgccgcctccgGGAACGTCTACCTCTGGaccgccaccatcgccgcctacgccaagcacgcgtcgtcctcctcgccgtcaGCGGCCGTGGACGCGCTCGCGCTGTTCCGTCTCATGCTCCGGCGCGGCGACCCGCGCCCGAACGCCTTCACGGCGAGCTCCGTGGTCAGGTGCTGCTCGGCACTGCGTGCCGTCCTGGAAGGGCTCCAAGTGCACGGGTTCTTGGGGAAGGCAGGGCTGGGACGCTCCGCGCACGTGGGCGCCGTGTTGATTGACATGTACGGGAACCTTGGTCAGGTGGCGGATGCGAGGAGGGTGTTCGACGAAATTCCTGCGAGGAACGTGGTGGTCGGGAACACCATGGTGGCGTGCTACGTCAGGGCTGGGGACGTGGCGGCTGCTTGGGAGGTGTTCGACGGGATGGCAGAGAGGGACCCGATCTCTTGGAACACGATGATGACGGGTTACCTGTGGCAGGGGGAGACTGGTGCCGCGAGGGGTTTGTTTGAAGAGATGCCGGAGAGGAGTGTGAATAGCTGGAACATGATGATTTCTGCTTGCTCGGAGGAGGGTTCGTGGGTTGATGCAGTCCGGGTGTTCAATCGGATGCGCCTTGCAGGGTTCCAACCTGATGCTGCGACTATGGCTGTGCTGATGTCCGCTTGTGCGCAGCTTGGTTCTTTGTCAGTTGCAAGACAGGTTCATGGGTTTTTGAAAAAAGGCTACATCGAAATGAACTGCCACGTGCTGAATTCGTTGGTTGACATGTATGCCAAATGCGGTAGCGTCAGCCAAGCTCATTCGCTGTTTGTTGAGACATCTCTTAAGGATACAGTGTCTTACAATGTGATGATCACTGCTCTTGCACACCATGGGCATGGCAGAGAGGCACTTCATCTCTTCAATGAGATGGTTTTGGAAGGGTTACATCCAGATTCCATTACTTTTCTTGGCGTCTTATCAGCTTGTGCTCATGCCGGACTTGTTCACGATGGAAAGCACTACTTTGAGTCCATGACGACAAATTATGCAATTGAGCAATCCCTAGATCACTATGCTTGCATGGTGGATCTATATGGCCGAGCTGGGCTCATTGAAGAAGCATACTTCTTGGTGCAGACAATGCCAGTGAAACCACATGCAGGAGTCTGGGGAGCCTTGCTCAATGCATGTAGAAAACATTGCCAAGTAGAAGTTGGTAAGATCGCAGCAAGAGAACTCATTACAATTGAACCAAGGAATCCTGGAACCTATATACTCCTTGCGAACACATTGGCTCGTGGCCAGCAATGGGACTTTGTTGAAACTGTGAGGCAATCGATGAGAGGGAAGGGTATTGACAAAACGGCAGGGTGCAGCTGGGTTGAAGTGGACAGAGTTGTTCATGAGTTCTTAACGAGGGACTTGAGCCACCCTAATTCTGATGAGATTTACAGTATCCTTGAGCATCTGTATCTTCAACCGGCTTAA
- the LOC120666225 gene encoding uncharacterized protein LOC120666225 isoform X1, producing MNFLYRSAAQPAAPELPRIPEDASPKPATTLEGLIIAEDSYQPPSARGEDGAASNGPGDAGAGSGSLDSKGPVLPGTHTDVAEDEGWITIPYKSLPDNWNDVSEMVQLRPLDRSFLFPGEQVHILACLSSSKQDIQVISPFRIAAVMSKNGNSLQHSTDKFSPVNANGHDNGTTGENGCQDVDNDMQSVELNSDASPSGHDILETQSLLQMEDHKQQIELMLRRFRESNFFVRIAESDEPLWSKKRATTTKMSDGRSDGQGNSKAPRSNIYNTISDKGIFDGSTSGGVARDTVKCYSLQNGDIVVVLQVNVGVNKLEDPVLEVLQFEKSISSNCMPENLVDGLSDSNDDPCRELLSWLLPLDRTLPPRSLAPPTLNPSASHKQAYSSTGSQIFNFRSYSMPSASSVQTPNNIRPPSISESQEFMPEKPAKTPDIINDGQLSFRGVPLEPERYSVRCGLEGVYLPGKRWRRKVEIIQPIEVHSFAAKCTVENLLCVTVKNIAPTHAKDIVVFIDAITIVFEEASKGGAPLSLPIASIEVGHGHSLPNLALRRGEEHSFILKPATMSSRERRTNSDAPPALSLPTMTGATLNTTTPKVAVPYVALSDQYAVLVSYRCNYTESKLFFKQATTWRPSAASDLMISVSSELSLRNPSLGARVPQLPVQVLTLEATNMTSENLTLTVLAPEASGSSSVVSLNSAPTTPNGSHDGVNESAKRSGLGKQEIAFRRLNSVLATSPKESDNVGNRISNALGCTHLWLQSAVPLGCVPPRSSTTVKLELLPLSHGIITLDTLQITAREKGLTYIPEHSLEIHATSGISSGSS from the exons ATGAATTTCCTCTACCGGAGCGCCGCGCAGCCCGCGGCGCCCGAGCTGCCGCGGATTCCAGAGGACGCCTCGCCGAAGCCAGCCACGACGCTGGAGGGCCTCATCATCGCGGAGGACTCGTACCAGCCCCCCTCCGCCCGCGGCGAGGATGGAGCCGCTAGTAATGGGCCTGGGGATGCCGGTGCGGGTTCCGGGTCCCTAGATTCCAAGGGTCCGGTGCTGCCGGGGACGCACACTGATGTCGCGGAGGACGAAGGGTGGATCACAATTCCGTACA AGTCACTACCTGATAATTGGAATGATGTTTCAGAAATGGTGCAGTTGCGGCCATTGGACCGTTCCTTCCTTTTTCCAG GCGAGCAGGTTCATATACTGGCATGCCTGTCATCTTCTAAGCAAGATATACAGGTTATATCCCCCTTCAGAATTGCTGCGGTGATGTCTAAGAATGGAAATTCTTTGCAACACTCCACGGATAAATTTAGTCCTGTCAATGCAAATGGTCATGATAATGGAACAACTGGAGAAAATGGCTGTCAGGATGTTGATAATGATATGCAGAGTGTTGAACTCAATAGTGATGCCTCTCCTTCAGGGCATGATATTTTGGAGACTCAATCTCTCCTTCAGATGGAAGATCATAAACAGCAAATAGAACTTATGCTGCGAAGATTCAGAGAATCCAATTTTTTTGTCCGGATCGCAGAGTCAGATGAACCTCTGTGGTCCAAAAAAAGAGCTACCACAACTAAGATGTCAGACGGACGATCAGATGGCCAGGGAAATAGTAAGGCTCCAAGGAGTAATATTTACAACACCATTTCTGATAAAGGGATTTTCGATGGTAGCACATCTGGGGGAGTCGCTCGAGATACTGTGAAGTGTTATTCTCTGCAGAATGGAGACATAGTG GTTGTTTTGCAAGTGAATGTTGGTGTTAACAAACTGGAAGATCCTGTGCTTGAAGTTCTTCAGTTTGAGAAAAGTATATCGAGCAACTGTATGCCTGAGAATCTTGTGGATGGACTTTCAGACAGCAATGACGATCCATGTAGGGAGCTTCTTAGTTGGTTGCTTCCTTTAGATCGCACATTACCGCCTCGTTCTTTAGCGCCCCCTACTCTCAATCCAAGTGCATCACACAAGCAAGCTTACTCTTCTACTGGGTCTCAAATATTTAACTTCAGAAGCTACTCCATGCCTTCAGCTTCTTCTGTTCAGACACCCAACAACATAAGACCACCATCAATATCTGAAAGTCAAGAATTTATGCCTGAAAAGCCTGCAAAAACCCCTGATATCATAAATGATGGGCAGCTTTCATTTAGAGGAGTTCCTTTGGAACCTGAAAGGTATTCTGTACGTTGTGGCCTAGAAGGCGTATATCTACCAGGAAAAAGATGGCGGAGAAAAGTTGAAATCATTCAACCAATTGAGGTTCATTCTTTTGCTGCAAAATGTACCGTTGAAAATCTTTTGTGCGTCACAGTAAAG AACATTGCTCCTACTCATGCGAAAGATATTGTTGTATTCATTGATGCAATTACTATCGTATTTGAGGAGGCATCCAAAGGAGGTGCTCCTTTGTCATTACCAATTGCTAGTATTGAGGTTGGGCATGGTCACAGCTTGCCAAATCTAGCACTCAG GAGGGGCGAGGAGCACTCTTTTATTCTGAAGCCAGCAACTATGTCCTCAAGGGAACGGAGGACCAACAGTGATGCACCTCCGGCTTTGTCACTCCCAACGATGACCGGTGCTACTTTAAATACTACTACACCAAAGGTTGCTGTTCCCTATGTTGCTCTAAGTGACCAGTATGCTGTATTGGTATCTTATCGCTGCAATTACACAG AATCAAAACTTTTTTTCAAGCAAGCCACAACCTGGCGACCCTCTGCAGCTAGCGATCTTATGATCTCTGTATCATCCGAACTGTCTTTAAGAAATCCAAGCCTGGGTGCTCGAGTTCCTCAACTCCCTGTGCAG GTATTAACCCTCGAAGCTACTAATATGACATCTGAAAACCTTACGTTAACTGTCCTTGCTCCTGAAGCATCTGGTTCTTCTTCAGTTGTATCCTTGAACTCAGCTCCAACTACACCAAATGGTTCTCATGATGGTGTTAATGAGTCAGCAAAAAGATCTGGGTTGGGAAAACAGGAAATTGCCTTTCGAAGATTGAATTCTGTCCTGGCTACATCTCCaaaagaaagtgataatgtagGAAATAGAATAAGTAATGCTTTAGGCTGCACTCATCTGTGGTTGCAAAGTGCAGTGCCTCTAGG GTGTGTTCCTCCACGTTCGAGCACCACTGTCAAACTTGAGCTGCTTCCATTATCACATGGGATCATTACACTTGATACACTTCAAATAACTGCAAGGGAGAAAG GTCTTACCTACATACCGGAGCATTCCTTGGAGATACACGCTACTTCTGGCATTTCATCTGGAAGTTCTTAG
- the LOC120666225 gene encoding uncharacterized protein LOC120666225 isoform X2 encodes MSRRTKGGSQFRTSHYLIIGMMFQKWCSCGHWTVPSFFQLSGEQVHILACLSSSKQDIQVISPFRIAAVMSKNGNSLQHSTDKFSPVNANGHDNGTTGENGCQDVDNDMQSVELNSDASPSGHDILETQSLLQMEDHKQQIELMLRRFRESNFFVRIAESDEPLWSKKRATTTKMSDGRSDGQGNSKAPRSNIYNTISDKGIFDGSTSGGVARDTVKCYSLQNGDIVVVLQVNVGVNKLEDPVLEVLQFEKSISSNCMPENLVDGLSDSNDDPCRELLSWLLPLDRTLPPRSLAPPTLNPSASHKQAYSSTGSQIFNFRSYSMPSASSVQTPNNIRPPSISESQEFMPEKPAKTPDIINDGQLSFRGVPLEPERYSVRCGLEGVYLPGKRWRRKVEIIQPIEVHSFAAKCTVENLLCVTVKNIAPTHAKDIVVFIDAITIVFEEASKGGAPLSLPIASIEVGHGHSLPNLALRRGEEHSFILKPATMSSRERRTNSDAPPALSLPTMTGATLNTTTPKVAVPYVALSDQYAVLVSYRCNYTESKLFFKQATTWRPSAASDLMISVSSELSLRNPSLGARVPQLPVQVLTLEATNMTSENLTLTVLAPEASGSSSVVSLNSAPTTPNGSHDGVNESAKRSGLGKQEIAFRRLNSVLATSPKESDNVGNRISNALGCTHLWLQSAVPLGCVPPRSSTTVKLELLPLSHGIITLDTLQITAREKGLTYIPEHSLEIHATSGISSGSS; translated from the exons ATGTCGCGGAGGACGAAGGGTGGATCACAATTCCGTACA AGTCACTACCTGATAATTGGAATGATGTTTCAGAAATGGTGCAGTTGCGGCCATTGGACCGTTCCTTCCTTTTTCCAG TTATCAGGCGAGCAGGTTCATATACTGGCATGCCTGTCATCTTCTAAGCAAGATATACAGGTTATATCCCCCTTCAGAATTGCTGCGGTGATGTCTAAGAATGGAAATTCTTTGCAACACTCCACGGATAAATTTAGTCCTGTCAATGCAAATGGTCATGATAATGGAACAACTGGAGAAAATGGCTGTCAGGATGTTGATAATGATATGCAGAGTGTTGAACTCAATAGTGATGCCTCTCCTTCAGGGCATGATATTTTGGAGACTCAATCTCTCCTTCAGATGGAAGATCATAAACAGCAAATAGAACTTATGCTGCGAAGATTCAGAGAATCCAATTTTTTTGTCCGGATCGCAGAGTCAGATGAACCTCTGTGGTCCAAAAAAAGAGCTACCACAACTAAGATGTCAGACGGACGATCAGATGGCCAGGGAAATAGTAAGGCTCCAAGGAGTAATATTTACAACACCATTTCTGATAAAGGGATTTTCGATGGTAGCACATCTGGGGGAGTCGCTCGAGATACTGTGAAGTGTTATTCTCTGCAGAATGGAGACATAGTG GTTGTTTTGCAAGTGAATGTTGGTGTTAACAAACTGGAAGATCCTGTGCTTGAAGTTCTTCAGTTTGAGAAAAGTATATCGAGCAACTGTATGCCTGAGAATCTTGTGGATGGACTTTCAGACAGCAATGACGATCCATGTAGGGAGCTTCTTAGTTGGTTGCTTCCTTTAGATCGCACATTACCGCCTCGTTCTTTAGCGCCCCCTACTCTCAATCCAAGTGCATCACACAAGCAAGCTTACTCTTCTACTGGGTCTCAAATATTTAACTTCAGAAGCTACTCCATGCCTTCAGCTTCTTCTGTTCAGACACCCAACAACATAAGACCACCATCAATATCTGAAAGTCAAGAATTTATGCCTGAAAAGCCTGCAAAAACCCCTGATATCATAAATGATGGGCAGCTTTCATTTAGAGGAGTTCCTTTGGAACCTGAAAGGTATTCTGTACGTTGTGGCCTAGAAGGCGTATATCTACCAGGAAAAAGATGGCGGAGAAAAGTTGAAATCATTCAACCAATTGAGGTTCATTCTTTTGCTGCAAAATGTACCGTTGAAAATCTTTTGTGCGTCACAGTAAAG AACATTGCTCCTACTCATGCGAAAGATATTGTTGTATTCATTGATGCAATTACTATCGTATTTGAGGAGGCATCCAAAGGAGGTGCTCCTTTGTCATTACCAATTGCTAGTATTGAGGTTGGGCATGGTCACAGCTTGCCAAATCTAGCACTCAG GAGGGGCGAGGAGCACTCTTTTATTCTGAAGCCAGCAACTATGTCCTCAAGGGAACGGAGGACCAACAGTGATGCACCTCCGGCTTTGTCACTCCCAACGATGACCGGTGCTACTTTAAATACTACTACACCAAAGGTTGCTGTTCCCTATGTTGCTCTAAGTGACCAGTATGCTGTATTGGTATCTTATCGCTGCAATTACACAG AATCAAAACTTTTTTTCAAGCAAGCCACAACCTGGCGACCCTCTGCAGCTAGCGATCTTATGATCTCTGTATCATCCGAACTGTCTTTAAGAAATCCAAGCCTGGGTGCTCGAGTTCCTCAACTCCCTGTGCAG GTATTAACCCTCGAAGCTACTAATATGACATCTGAAAACCTTACGTTAACTGTCCTTGCTCCTGAAGCATCTGGTTCTTCTTCAGTTGTATCCTTGAACTCAGCTCCAACTACACCAAATGGTTCTCATGATGGTGTTAATGAGTCAGCAAAAAGATCTGGGTTGGGAAAACAGGAAATTGCCTTTCGAAGATTGAATTCTGTCCTGGCTACATCTCCaaaagaaagtgataatgtagGAAATAGAATAAGTAATGCTTTAGGCTGCACTCATCTGTGGTTGCAAAGTGCAGTGCCTCTAGG GTGTGTTCCTCCACGTTCGAGCACCACTGTCAAACTTGAGCTGCTTCCATTATCACATGGGATCATTACACTTGATACACTTCAAATAACTGCAAGGGAGAAAG GTCTTACCTACATACCGGAGCATTCCTTGGAGATACACGCTACTTCTGGCATTTCATCTGGAAGTTCTTAG